A region from the Anoplolepis gracilipes chromosome 2, ASM4749672v1, whole genome shotgun sequence genome encodes:
- the Mcm7 gene encoding DNA replication licensing factor Mcm7: MANKVTRDYTKDKEQFKTFFLEFVTMDDKTEHKTFKYRQQLTKIAHREQISFEIDLDDVQSFDEELATSVANNTKRYTNLVLDLVQEILPDFKERIVLPKDSLDIYMEHRLLIQNRTRAQGEAQDIRVKYAPELMRRFEVYFKNFSETKAYSVRDIKADKIGKLVTVRGIVTKTTEVKPMIVVATYTCDECGSEVSQPVHSLSFMPLRTCPSEGCRVNKSGGRLYLQTKGSKFIKFQEMKLQEHSEQVPVGHIPRSLTIFCRGETTRNCLPGDHVIVTGVFLPFLKTGFNARSGPALSSETYLDAHKIVCLNNVDTADESNTELTDQELSLLMQDDFYNKLACSLAPEIYGLEDVKKALLLLLVGGTDKKKGDIKIRGNINICLMGDPGVAKSQLLSYITRLAPRSQYTTGRGSSGVGLTAAIMKDPLTGQMILEGGALVLADQGVCCIDEFDKMADADRTAIHEVMEQQTISIAKAGIMARLNARVSILAAANPAYGRYNPQRTVEQNVQLPAALLSRFDLLWLIQDRADRSNDLKLAQHITYVHQHCSQPPTETEAIDMKLIRKYINLCKTKEPVVSEELTEYIVDSYVEMRKEARNSHDKTFTSARNLLAILRLSTALARLRLSNVVDKDDIAEANRLVEMSKHSINYSEQRTNNAQQNPINRIFHLIRELAGDKKTIKVSDILERCTSKGFKPDPVYRCIEEYEALNVWQVNQTRRLITFI; this comes from the exons atgGCGAATAAAGTGACGAGAGATTATACTAAAGACAAAG AACAATTCAAAACCTTTTTCCTGGAATTTGTGACAATGGATGATAAGACAGAACATAAGACCTTTAAATATAGACAACAGCTTACCAAGATAGCTCACAGAGAACAAATTAGTTTTGAGATCGATTTGGATGATGTGCAATCATTTGATGAGGAACTAGCCACATCTGTCgctaataatacaaaaagataCACTAATTTAGTTTTGGAC TTGGTTCAAGAAATATTACCTGACTTCAAGGAAAGAATTGTCTTACCTAAAGATTCATTGGATATTTATATGGAGCATCGATTATTAATACAGAATCGTACCAGGGCACAAGGTGAAGCTCAAGACATCAGAGTTAAATATGCTCCCGAATTGATGCGTCGTTT TGaagtgtattttaaaaatttctctgaaACTAAGGCATACTCTGTAAGAGATATTAAAGCAGACAAGATTGGAAAATTGGTGACAGTTAGAGGCATTGTTACTAAAACTACCGAAGTTAAGCCAATGATTGTTGTAGCGACATATACATGCGATGAATGTGGTTCAGAAGTGAGCCAAccg GTACATTCTCTAAGTTTTATGCCATTGCGGACATGTCCAAGCGAGGGATGTCGTGTGAACAAATCTGGTGGCAGATTATACTTGCAGACCAAAGGTTCCAAGTTTATCAAATTTCAAGAGATGAAATTGCAGGAACAC agcgAACAAGTTCCAGTTGGCCATATACCACGATCCTTAACTATCTTCTGTCGAGGTGAAACAACGAGAAATTGTTTGCCTGGTGATCACGTTATCGTCACTGGTGTATTTTTGCCTTTTCTGAAAACAGGTTTCAATGCTAGATCAGGACCTGCTCTTTCTAGCGAGACATATTTGGATGCACAT AAAATAGTATGTCTCAATAACGTAGATACGGCAGACGAGAGTAATACCGAGTTGACCGATCAAGAATTAAGTTTGCTGATGCAAGATGATTTTTACAACAAGTTGGCTTGTTCCTTGGCTCCAGAAATTTACGGTCTCGAGGATGTGAAAAAGGCATTACTTTTGCTTCTTGTTGGTGGAACGGACAAGAAGAAAGGCGACATTAAAATTCGAG gcaatattaatatctgtttGATGGGAGATCCTGGTGTAGCAAAGTCGCAATTATTATCCTACATTACACGATTAGCTCCAAGATCACAGTATACCACAGGACGAGGCTCGTCTGGCGTGGGTTTAACCGCTGCAATCATGAAAGATCCTTTAACTGGTCAAATGATATTGGAGGGCGGAGCTTTAGTATTAGCGGATCAAGGGGTTTGCTGCATCGACGAATTTGATAAAATGGCAGACGCGGACAGAACGGCGATTCACGAAGTGATGGAACAACAGACCATATCTATTGCTAAAGCCGGCATAATGGCCCGTTTAAACGCTAGAGTATCCATATTAGCTGCTGCCAATCCGGCATATGGCAGATATAATCCGCAGAGAACGGTAGAACAAAATGTTCAATTGCCTGCCGCATTGTTGTCGCGGTTTGACTTATTGTGGCTTATTCAGGATCGCGCAGACCGAAGTAACGATCTTAA attAGCGCAACACATCACATATGTGCATCAACATTGCTCGCAACCTCCGACTGAAACGGAAGCTATAGATATGaaattgataagaaaatacataaactTGTGTAAGACAAAAGAACCTGTTGTATCAGAAGAATTAACGGAATATATTGTAG ACTCTTATGTGGAAATGCGAAAAGAAGCGCGTAACAGCCACGACAAAACGTTTACTTCCGCTCGTAATCTGCTAGCTATTCTTCGGTTGTCAACGGCGTTAGCACGACTGCGATTATCAAATGTGGTCGACAAAGATGACATTGCAGAAGCGAACAGATTGGTAGAGATGTCCAAGCATTCAATCAACTATTCCGAACAACGTACAAATAACGCGCAACAGAATCcgattaatagaattttccaCCTGATACGAGAACTTGCCGGCGATAAGAAGACAATTAAAGTGTCGGACATTTTGGAGCGATGCACGAGCAAAGGATTTAAACCCGATCCCGTGTACAGATGTATCGAGGAATACGAGGCGTTGAACGTGTGGCAGGTCAATCAGACCAGAAGATTGatcacttttatataa
- the LOC140663048 gene encoding uncharacterized protein translates to MSSNRERKRKRIHLTHQQKIEIHQKANAGVSLKEIAVKYKIHTSTVRKIKRTIKYESVKEGINLQRKSSHSVSNKYKDLDDILNKWYVEEKESGNKITHELLYTKAKEIINNVGTSSPKNLSNWLEKFIHRYNIQLHFSEFSDFPYKQVDQQLLNWLLEQIIKRDNISQKKLKEETHKLMDKFGETSIYDRRYRWLNRFKKCHEILTKPDILQNFDKKNDATNLPDLDEQLLKWLIERKKSGDIISHKMLIDKTSELMGKFSETLTEKKKQSWLWRIKNRYQRFRIKKEILQKDNDIDQPDAETSIENVIEENIVLEEKPKVLSFSGKSGREEYPNPQQNIVSVEITDQSDAETSFKIVIKEDVFLGEIPNVLSPSRKSGREEYLNQQQNIVNVEITDQSDAETSTKYVIEEDTVLEGIPEMLSPVVENMDVTEYENVFVQKT, encoded by the coding sequence ATGTCATCCAACCGCgaaaggaaaaggaaaagaatcCATCTCACGCACCAacagaaaattgaaattcatcAGAAAGCGAATGCAGGTGTCAGTCTAAAAGAAATTgctgttaaatataaaattcatacatCGACagttagaaaaataaagaggactataaaatatgaatcgGTGAAGGAAGGAATAAATCTACAAAGAAAATCATCGCACTCTGTCTCTAATAAGTATAAAGATTTGGacgatatattaaacaaatggTATGTAGAGGAGAAAGAATCAGGAAACAAAATTACCCACGAGCTACTTTATACGAAAGCAaaagaaatcataaataatgttGGGACATCATCACCAAAGAATCTAAGCAATTGGctggaaaaatttatacatcgTTACAATATTCAATTACACTTTAGTGAATTTAGTGACTTCCCGTATAAACAAGTGGATCAACAATTGCTTAATTGGTTGCTAgagcaaataataaaacgggataatatttcacaaaagaAGCTTAAAGAGGAAACACACAAACTTATGGACAAGTTTGGTGAAACATCAATATATGATAGAAGATACAGGTGGCtgaatagatttaaaaaatgtcatgaGATTCTAACAAAACctgatattttacaaaatttcgataaaaaaaatgatgcgaCCAATCTACCTGATTTAGATGAACAACTACTTAAGTGGTTAATAGAACGGAAAAAATCAGGAGATataatttcacataaaatgCTTATAGATAAAACATCGGAACTTATGGGCAAATTTAGCGAAACattaacagaaaagaaaaaacaaagctGGCTGTGGAGAATTAAGAACCGTTACCAAAGGTTTAGaattaagaaagagatttTGCAAAAAGATAATGATATCGATCAACCTGATGCTGAAACATCAATTGAAAATGTAATAGAGGAAAACATCGTTCTTGAGGAAAAACCTAAAGTGCTAAGTTTTAGTGGAAAATCTGGAAGAGAAGAATATCCAAACCCacaacaaaatattgtaagtGTTGAAATTACTGATCAATCTGATGCTGAAAcatcatttaaaattgtaataaaggAAGACGTTTTTCTTGGGGAAATACCTAACGTGCTAAGTCCTAGTAGAAAATCTGGaagagaagaatatttaaaccaacagcaaaatattgtaaatgttGAAATTACTGACCAATCTGATGCTGAAACATCAACTAAATATGTAATAGAGGAAGACACTGTTCTTGAGGGAATACCTGAAATGCTAAGTCCTGTAGTGGAAAATATGGATGTGACGgaatatgaaaatgtatttgtCCAAAAAACctaa
- the Bys gene encoding bystin, which yields MGKAKKNKVSKGGSKEPKISLVEQIECDKVVKPTTRQKIRHRADDEEEYVAPTLTKRILSQAIQQQLEIEEEIGLNDPKAVKKPVVKLGSELSDEDRSSGDEEPVDNVHYYENIEIDEDDERALQMFMSKDPIPTRTLADIIMEKLAEKKTEIETQFSDPGTLQLQDLDPRVKAMYEGVRDVLGKYRSGKLPKAFKIVPSLKNWEQILYITDPPRWTAAAMYQATRIFASNLKEKMAQRFYNLILLPRIRDDLAEYKRLNFHLYQALRKALFKPAGFMKGILLPLLESGTCTLRESVIIGSVIAKNSIPMLHSSAAILKIAEMDYTGANSIFLRIFLDKKYALPYRVVDGVVFHFLRFERDTRELPVLWHQALLSFVQRYKSDISSEQKEALLGLLRKQSHHSITPEIRRELQHAKCRDVEMTEPKLEPIDIKDAA from the exons ATGGGTAAAGCCAAGAAAAACAAAGTTTCTAAAGGCGGGAGCAAAGAGCCGAAAATAAGTTTGGTGGAACAAATAGAATGTGATAAAGTTGTAAAGCCCACAACTAGGCAAAAGATCAGACATCGAGCTGACGACGAAGAAGAA TACGTAGCTCCTACTCTAACGAAAAGGATCTTGTCACAAGCTATACAACAGCAGCTAGAAATTGAAGAAGAAATTGGTCTAAATGATCCTAAGGCTGTCAAAAAGCCAGTTGTGAAACTCGGCTCAGAGTTGAGCGATGAGGATCGATCCAGCGGTGATGAGGAACCAGTAGATAATGTACATTATTATGAGAACATTGAAATCGACGAGGATGATGAACGCGCGTTACAGATGTTCATGTCCAAAGACCCGATACCTACGAGAACCCTGGCCGATATAATAATGGAGAAATTGGCGGAAAAAAAGACCGAAATCGAAACGCAATTTTCCGATCCTGGGACTCTCCAACTGCAAGATTTAGATCCGCGAGTAAAGGCGATGTACGAGGGCGTCAGAGACGTTTTAGGAAAATATCGTAGTGGCAAACTGCCAAAGGCTTTCAAAATTGTGCCTAGTCTAAAGAATTGGGAACAGATACTGTATATCACAGATCCACCAAGATGGACCGCCGCTGCTATGTATCAAGCGACAAGGATTTTTGCTTCaaacttaaaagaaaaaatggcCCAGAGGTTCTACAACCTGATTCTATTACCGCGCATTAGGGACGATTTGGCGGAATACAAAAGACTAAATTTCCATTTATATCAGGCGTTAAGGAAAGCATTATTCAAACCGGCCGGTTTCATGAAGGGAATTCTGCTGCCGCTCTTAGAATCTGGCACGTGCACGCTCAGAGAGAGCGTCATCATCGGATCTGTAATTGCGAAGAATTCAATACCGATGTTACACTCTTCGGCAGCTATACTGAAAATTGCAGAGATGGATTATACAGGTGCAAACAGCATTTTCCTCAGGATATTCTTGGATAAAAAATACGCGCTTCCATACAGAGTAGTGGATGGAGTGGTATTTCATTTTCTTAg GTTTGAAAGAGACACTAGGGAGTTACCAGTGTTATGGCATCAAGCTCTCTTATCTTTTGTACAACGATACAAAAGCGATATCAGTTCTGAACAAAAAGAAGCTCTATTAGGACTATTGAGGAAACAGTCTCATCATTCAATCACTCCCGAAATCAGGAGAGAATTACAACACGCGAAATGCAGAGATGTAGAAATGACAGAACCTAAACTAGAACCAATAGACATTAAGGATGCAgcttaa
- the LOC140676040 gene encoding uncharacterized protein has protein sequence MISQMSYVMTLANSIIGVSVLAMPFCFKQCGIVLAVLMLLLCSTLSRLACHFLVKSAVISRRRNFELLAFHAFGYMGKFLVELLIIGFMLGTCIAYFVVVGDLGPQIINKLMDKTPGEIRTSLLIITGVFIVLPLGLLRNIDSLSSICTATIVFYLCLVLKIMGESTLHIFAGDWLDNVNYWRPAGILQCLPIFSMALFCQTQLFEIYETIPNVSLEKMNDVVRGALNICTLVYMCVGLFGYIAFCTQSFTGNILLSFEPSITSELIKLGFVFSVAFSFPLVIFPCRASLNSLLFRRVHTHEASINYLPESRFRCLTIAIVSISLIIGILVPNIEFVLGIVGSTIGVMICLIFPAVFFISINSKNTNERLIAQGILIIGVWIMVLGTYANLYAMEESTNAKLAITNKPLGQINLPLNIIKDDLHIIPDVPNSLELIPRAKDKINKLPEINVLDKTLELKPKDIRQEPPVPVERMIVTEKQSIEKSDKSAVNTIVPEIKEMEIKTVETLNENLNVQLHVAVNTDNVKIDESITLKAEEKIKIIEEKEQSADLQKNDNLINLDAIKKEESELAADGDVANARAAERHEQLRKTLEKHKLEQRQMMQEQKEILKDIKEQKQEFEREKQRMAKDEIFKKSEKKIDKIDKEDVLSESKTDLKENGEKAVENKIANKIKINEKQQSQEKNNIVGESSKKKLNSFQEVPHNENIEALQKISGNLPDMSNDIKGVIINREIPEKEKREEAKVERVEFNGSKNMKGPILNILSKGALQKSIAEEILVKESDNRQMKEEKKEALTNGVMNMSEELQGKYNDRYSVPVALKMMNQSKSDKSVSPSNGSEPEVLIHRDILENNEREKRDVIEEVNVNDTKFSNYLTEKSESVIKNINDEDSGICLKLEENSKNSKNEDKKFDKGITKISTTELPLIKTNVYLSEQDITKMIFMNPRDDTLNVEYENMKQKDLKVLNPKNNVEI, from the exons ATGATTTCCCAAATGTCATATGTGATGACTCTTGCTAACAGCATCATAGGAGTGAGCGTCCTGGCTATGCCCTTCTGCTTCAAGCAATGCGGCATCGTATTGGCCGTTTTGATGTTACTTTTGTGTAGCACCTTGTCACGACTAGCATGCCACTTCCTGGTCAAATCAGCTGTGATATCAAGAAGACGCAACTTTGAGTTACTTGCTTTTCATGCGTTTGGTTACATGGGGAAGTTTCTTGTGGAGCTTTTAATTATTGGCTTTATGTTGGGCACATGCATCGCCTATTTCGTCGTTGTCGGCGACCTGGGACCACAGATAATCAACAAGCTGATGGACAAGACACCGGGGGAAATACGGACCAGTTTGCTAATTATTACTGGAGTCTTTATAGTCTTACCTCTTGGACTGCTTCGAAATATCGATAGTCTATCCAGCATTTGCACCGCTACTATTGTCTTCTATCTCTGTCTTGTATTAAAG ATAATGGGTGAGTCTACTTTACATATCTTTGCGGGAGATTGGCTTGACAATGTTAACTATTGGAGACCAGCTGGTATTCTTCAGTGCCTGCCAATATTCTCCATGGCTCTCTTCTGTCAAACTCaactatttgaaatatacgAAACCATTCCAAATGTATCCTTAGAGAAAATGAATGATGTTGTACGAGGagcattaaatatatgtactcttgtatatatgtgcgtTGGCTTGTTCGGTTATATTGCTTTCTGTACTCAATCATTCACAG GAAATATTTTACTGAGTTTCGAGCCTAGCATAACATCCGAACTGATTAAACTGGGATTTGTATTTTCGGTTGCATTCAGTTTCCCTCTAGTCATTTTCCCATGTCGTGCGAGCTTGAATTCCCTTTTATTTCGCCGG GTGCACACCCACGAAGcgtctattaattatttgccaGAATCCAGATTTCGATGTCTTACTATCGCAATAGTCAGTATTTCTCTGATAATCGGTATTCTAGTGCCAAACATAGAGTTTGTTCTTGGTATCGTGGGATCGACGATCGGAGTAATGATTTGCTTAATATTCCCggcagtattttttatatctataaatagcaaaaatactAATGAAAGACTGATAGCACAG GGCATTTTAATTATCGGCGTTTGGATTATGGTGCTCGGTACGTACGCCAATTTATACGCAATGGAAGAATCTACAAATGCAAAATTAGCGATAACGAATAAGCCGCTCGGTCAAATCAATCTACCGTTAAACATAATTAAGGACGATTTACATATCATTCCTGATGTTCCTAATAGTTTGGAACTCATTCCCAGAGCAAAAG ACAAAATTAACAAGCTACCCGAGATTAATGTTCTCGATAAAACATTGGAGTTGAAACCGAAGGACATTCGACAAGAACCGCCCGTACCCGTTGAACGTATGATTGTGACCGAAAAACAGAGTATCGAAAAATCTGATAAATCAGCAGTAAACACTATTGTGccagaaataaaagaaatggaaATTAAAACAGTTGAAACCTTAAACGAGAATTTAAATGTGCAACTGCACGTTGCTGTGAATACTGATAACGTTAAAATCGATGAATCTATTACATTGAAAGCGGAGGAGAAGATAAAGATAATCGAGGAGAAGGAACAATCTGCGGATTTGCAGAAGAAtgataatctaattaatttagacGCGATAAAGAAGGAGGAATCAGAATTGGCGGCTGATGGAGATGTCGCTAACGCCAGAGCTGCGGAACGGCATGAGCAACTTAGAAAAACACTGGAAAAGCATAAATTGGAGCAACGTCAAATGATGCAGGAACAGAAGGAAATTCTAAAGGATATCAAGGAACAAAAACAGGAGTTcgaaagagaaaaacagaGAATGGCGAAGgatgaaatatttaagaaaagtgaaaagaaGATTGATAAGATTGATAAAGAGGACGTTTTGTCAGAGAGCAAAACcgatttgaaagaaaatggtGAAAAAGCTGTCGAAAACAAGAttgcgaataaaataaagatcaaTGAAAAACAACAATCTCAAGAAAAGAACAATATAGTAGGTGAAAGcagtaagaaaaaattgaattcctTTCAGGAAGTTCCTCACAACGAAAATATAGAAGCATTACAGAAAATATCAGGAAATTTACCAGATATGTCTAACGACATCAAaggtgtaatcattaatcgcGAAATACCGGAGAAGGAAAAACGAGAGGAGGCGAAAGTTGAAAGAGTAGAGTTTAATGgttcgaaaaatatgaaaggtCCTATTTTGAACATCTTATCAAAAGGAGCGCTACAGAAATCAATTGCGGAAGAAATACTTGTTAAAGAGAGTGATAATCGTCAAatgaaagaagagaagaaagaggcTCTTACGAATGGAGTTATGAATATGTCAGAGGAATTGCAAGGAAAATACAATGATAGATATTCTGTACCTGTAGcattaaaaatgatgaatCAATCAAAATCAGACAAGAGTGTTTCACCATCAAACGGAAGCGAACCAGAGGTTCTCATACATAGAGatattttagagaataatGAACGTGAGAAGAGAGACGTCATCGAGGAAGTGAATGTAAATGATACAAAGTTCAGTAATTATCTAACTGAAAAATCCGAgtctgttattaaaaatatcaatgacGAGGATAGCGGAATCTGCTTAAAATTAGAGGAAAATTCTAAGAATTCTAAGAATGAAGataaaaagtttgataaaGGAATAACTAAAATCAGCACAACTGAACTGCCTCTGATTAAAACGAATGTTTATTTGTCCGAACAGGATATAACAAAGATGATTTTTATGAATCCACGTGATGACACTCTTAATGTGGAGTATGAGAATATGAAACAGAAAGATTTGAAAGTTCTGAATcctaaaaataatgtagagatataa